A section of the Zygosaccharomyces rouxii strain CBS732 chromosome B complete sequence genome encodes:
- the PAB1 gene encoding polyadenylate-binding protein (highly similar to uniprot|P04147 Saccharomyces cerevisiae YER165W PAB1 Poly(A) binding protein part of the 3'-end RNA-processing complex mediates interactions between the 5' cap structure and the 3' mRNA poly(A) tail involved in control of poly(A) tail length interacts with translation factor eIF-4G), which produces MSDIADKTAEQLEQLNLQEAPQTAPTSTDSDSQKVETSTASLYVGELDPTVSEALLYDIFSPIGSVSSIRVCRDAITKTSLGYAYVNFNDYEAGRQAIEKLNYTPIKGQPCRIMWSQRDPSLRKKGSGNIFIKNLHADIDNKALHDTFSVFGNILSCKIATDEVTGNSKGFGFVHFESDEAAREAIDAINGMLLNGQEVYVAPHVSRKDRQSKLEEAKANFTNVYIKNISLETPEQEFEEFFKKVAPVTSVHLEKDSEGKLRGFGFVNYETHAGAAKAVEELNGVEFHGQQLHVGRAQKKYERQQELRRQYEQSKLEKMEKYQGVNLFIKNLDDSIDDERLREEFSPFGTITSVKVMTTENGKSKGFGFVCFSTPEEATKAITEKNQQIVAGKPLYVAIAQRKDVRRSQLAQQIQARNQMRYQQVTAAAAAAAAGMRGQFMPPMFYGVMPPRGVPFNGPNPQQLAAMGGMPKNGMPPQQFRNGPMYGVPPQGAPQQAGFVRNGANANQFYQQKQRQLLGEQLYKKVFARTSDEEAAGKITGMILDLPSQEVVPLLESDELFEQHFKEAFAAYETFKQEQEQQNVQAA; this is translated from the coding sequence ATGTCTGATATTGCCGATAAGACTGCTGAACAATTGGAGCAATTGAATTTGCAAGAAGCTCCTCAGACGGCCCCAACCTCTACCGATTCCGATAGCCAAAAGGTAGAGACTTCAACCGCTTCTCTTTATGTAGGTGAGTTGGATCCAACGGTCTCTGAAGCCTTGTTGTACGAtatcttttcaccaatcGGATCTGTTTCTTCAATCCGTGTTTGCCGTGACGCTATTACCAAGACATCTCTTGGTTATGCTTACGTTAACTTCAACGACTATGAAGCCGGTAGACaagcaattgaaaagtTGAACTACACTCCAATCAAGGGCCAACCATGCCGTATTATGTGGTCTCAACGTGATCCATCtttgagaaagaaaggTTCCGGTAACATCTTTATCAAGAACTTGCACGCTGATATCGACAACAAGGCTCTTCACGATACCTTCTCTGTTTTTGGTAACATTTTGTCATGTAAGATTGCTACTGATGAAGTTACTGGTAACTCCAAGGGTTTTGGTTTCGTTCATTTCGAAAGTGATGAAGCTGCTAGAGAAGCTATTGACGCCATCAACGGTATGTTGCTAAACGGTCAAGAAGTTTATGTTGCTCCTCATGTTTCTAGAAAGGATCGTCAATCTAAGTTGGAAGAAGCCAAGGCTAACTTCACCAACGTTTACATCAAGAACATCAGTTTGGAGACTCCTGAACAAGAATTCGAAGAATTCTTCAAGAAGGTTGCTCCTGTTACTTCAGTCCACTTAGAAAAAGACTCTGAAGGTAAATTGAGAGGCTTCGGATTTGTCAACTATGAAACTCATGCTGGTGCCGCTAAAGCcgttgaagaattgaacgGTGTTGAATTCCACGGTCAACAACTACACGTTGGTCGTGCTCAAAAGAAATACGAACGTCAACAGGAATTGAGAAGACAATACGAACAatccaaattggaaaagatggaaaaatACCAAGGTGTTAACCTTttcatcaagaatttgGACGATTctattgatgatgaacGTTTGAGAGAAGAATTTTCTCCATTCGGTACCATCACTTCTGTTAAGGTTATGACCACTGAAAATGGTAAGTCTAAGGGTTTCGGTTTCGTTTGTTTCTCAACCCCAGAAGAAGCTACCAAGGCCATCACTGAAAAGAACCAACAAATTGTCGCTGGCAAGCCACTTTACGTTGCCATTGCTCAAAGAAAGGATGTTAGACGTTCTCAATTGGCTCAACAGATCCAAGCTAGAAACCAAATGAGATACCAGCAAGTCACCGCTGCAGCTGCTGCCGCAGCCGCTGGCATGCGTGGTCAATTCATGCCACCAATGTTCTACGGTGTCATGCCACCAAGAGGTGTTCCATTCAATGGTCCAAACCCACAACAATTAGCTGCAATGGGCGGAATGCCAAAGAATGGCATGCCACCACAACAATTTAGAAACGGTCCAATGTATGGTGTTCCACCACAAGGTGCTCCACAACAAGCAGGTTTCGTTAGAAATGGTGCTAACGCAAACCAATTCTACCAACAGAAGCAAAGACAATTGTTAGGTGAAcaactttacaagaaaGTTTTTGCAAGGACTTCTGACGAAGAGGCCGCTGGTAAGATCACCGGTATGATTTTAGACTTGCCCTCTCAAGAAGTTGTTCCTCTATTAGAAAGTGATGAATTGTTCGAACAACATTTCAAGGAGGCTTTTGCTGCTTATGAAACCTTCAAGcaagaacaagagcaaCAAAACGTTCAAGCTGCTTAA
- the DNF1 gene encoding aminophospholipid-translocating P4-type ATPase DNF1 (highly similar to uniprot|P32660 Saccharomyces cerevisiae YER166W DNF1 Non-essential P-type ATPase that is a potential aminophospholipid translocase localizes to the plasma membrane and late exocytic or early endocytic membranes likely involved in protein transport), translated as MSQEDAPTNAPRFVDKHPDSPFDDTFEFEENVPKRKPSRGGSILKKFGSFRRNNDDSSGGQDGKLRVAFDELDDQSSFSPGTQSNKARNNNDDYVLGFQGDEEDEDEDDDAHSYKATPRLGGIEGEGATFEDVSLDGADQNNKDSKYGTSSQTQQEMKRLRMGTRRNNKGNVSVGRAKTLRWAKKNFHNPFEDPKKDSPPVDETGMENRIGQMRTIYFNMPLPQNMLDEEGKPITRYPRNKIRTTKYTPLTFFPKNIALQFQNFANVYFLILVILGGFSIFGVTSPGMNAVPLIVIVIITAIKDAFEDSRRTVLDLEVNNTRTYILQGMENSNVSNDSVSPWRRFKKANSKLLFQLITYCKSHMTEDGKRRRLQAKRAKLHGTRLSSDKPRNSLDSIESYRASGDYARFSQDFDNLGRVVSRTDDVNIIDRELPSNTECKFNKDYWKNVRVGDVVRIHNNDEIPADIILLSTSDLDGACYVETKNLDGETNLKVRQSLKCTHKIRNSRDVTRTKFWVESEGPHANLYSYQGNLKYLDTKDDELRNEPININNMLLRGFTLRNTKWAMGIVVFTGDDTKTMLNSGVTPTKKSKISKELNFSVLINFLVLFILCFISGVANGANYEKSDQSRDSYEFGTVAGNPATNGFVSFWVAVILYQSLVPISLYISVEIIKTAQAAFIYGDVLLYNARLDYPCTPKSWNISDDLGQIEYIFSDKTGTLTQNVMEFKKATINGISYGRAYTEALAGLRKRQGVDTDTEGRREKEEIARDKDTMINELRALSSNSQFNPDDLTFISKEFVRDLQGDNGEYQQRCCEHFMLALSLCHSVLVEPSKHDPQKLDLKAQSPDEAALVGTARDVGFSFVGKTKKGLLVEIQGVTKEFRILNILEFNSSRKRMSCIVQIPPANPGDDPRALLICKGADSVIYSRLKRSGAANDETLLERTALHLEQYATEGLRTLCLAQREISWAEYVEWNKKYDTAAAALTNREERLDEVADIIERELVLLGGTAIEDRLQDGVPDSISLLGKAGIKLWVLTGDKVETAINIGFSCNLLTNEMELLIVKQAGEDVEEFGSDPFEVVNTLLTKYLREKFSMTGSETELAEARREHGLPQGEYGVVIDGDALKLALSNDDIRRKFLLLCKNCKAVLCCRVSPSQKAAVLKLVKEWLSVMTLAIGDGSNDVAMIQSADVGIGIAGEEGRQAVMCSDYAIGQFRYLTRLVLVHGRWSYKRLAEMIPEFFYKNVIFTLALFWYGIYNNFDGSYLYEYTYVMFYNLAFTSLPVIFLGILDQDVSDTVSLIVPELYHVGILRLEWNQYKFLWYMVDGLYQSVICFFFPYLVYHKTMIASNNGLGLEHRYYLGTIVTTIAVVTCNSYVLLHQYRWDWFTTMFIAISCLVLFSWTGIWSSSLASGEFFKAGARLYGSPSFWAVFFVGTVFCLLPRFTWDCFNKMFNPRDVDIVREMWLRGDFDHYPPGYDPTDPNRPNISKGGRFGENVISLGALSNGVNDTYSHDTVTTEEIPMRVMDFPDGSPRQFVKEEPWKSSPRENQDLLHSPRIKQQKQEKLEQLNKLERLEELEQAEQEQRLQLSALSGPSDPELSMATAPSPYVPPRISYNPPRASYDVPRGPYVQRGPQDPPRASYNYPRHSYDRARLSMDRPRRSMTSDPARVSLERTRNEMLANNQLDYRYSTDRARTSLDLPGVTHAVNLMNQGKK; from the coding sequence ATGTCACAAGAGGATGCTCCTACGAATGCTCCAAGATTTGTTGACAAACACCCAGATTCTCCATTCGACGACACTTTTGAGTTTGAAGAGAATGTTCCCAAGAGAAAACCTTCAAGAGGTGGATCAATtctgaaaaaatttggtagtTTTAGAAGGAATAATGACGACAGTAGCGGCGGACAAGATGGAAAACTACGAGTGGCATTTGATGAGCTTGATGACCAGTCTTCGTTCTCGCCGGGTACGCAGTCAAACAAAGCGcgtaataataacgatgATTACGTATTAGGATTTCAAggtgatgaggaagatgaagatgaagatgatgatgctcATTCTTACAAGGCTACCCCACGTTTAGGTGGTattgaaggtgaaggtgctacttttgaagatgtgTCATTAGATGGTGCAGATCAAAACAATAAAGATAGTAAATATGGCACATCGAGTCAAACTCAACAagagatgaagagattgCGTATGGGTACTAGAAGAAATAATAAAGGAAATGTGAGTGTTGGGAGAGCTAAAACGTTACGTTGGGCgaagaaaaatttccatAACCCATTTGAGGATCCAAAGAAAGATAGCCCTCCTGTTGATGAGACTGGTATGGAAAATCGTATTGGACAAATGAGAACGATTTATTTCAATATGCCATTACCTCAGAATATgcttgatgaagaaggtaagCCGATTACTCGCTATCCAAGGAACAAAATCAGAACGACAAAATATACACCATTAACGTTTTTTCCCAAGAATATTGCGttacaatttcaaaattttgctAACGTTtattttttgattttggttATTCTCGGTGgattttcaatctttggtGTTACAAGTCCTGGTATGAATGCAGTCCCATTaattgttattgttattatcaCCGCTATTAAGGATGCCTTTGAAGATTCAAGACGTACCGTTCTTGATTTAGAGGTCAACAATACAAGAACTTACATTTTACAAGGTATGGAAAATTCCAATGTTTCTAATGATAGCGTTTCACCTTGGAGAAGATTTAAAAAGGCAAATTCGAAATTACTATTCCAACTTATCACTTATTGTAAAAGCCATATGActgaagatggtaaaaGGAGAAGATTACAAGCAAAAAGAGCTAAACTGCATGGTACAAGACTGTCAAGTGATAAACCCCGTAATTCCttagattcaattgaaagtTATAGAGCTTCGGGCGATTATGCTCGTTTTTCTCAggattttgataatttggGTCGTGTTGTCTCTAGAACTGATGATGTTAATATCATCGATAGAGAATTACCATCAAACACCGAATGTAAATTTAACAAAgattattggaaaaatgtTAGAGTTGGTGATGTGGTTCGTATTCATAACAATGACGAAATTCCTGCAGatattattcttttatcCACATCAGATTTAGATGGTGCTTGTTATGTGGAAACTAAGAATTTAGATGGTGAAACTAATCTAAAAGTTCGTCAATCATTGAAATGTACTCATAAGATTAGAAATTCTCGTGATGTGACTAGAACAAAATTTTGGGTTGAAAGTGAAGGTCCACATGCTAATTTGTATTCTTATCAAGgaaatttaaaatatctGGATACGAAAGATGACGAATTGAGAAATGAACCAATCAATATAAACAATATGCTACTTCGAGGATTTACTTTAAGGAACACCAAATGGGCAATGGGGATTGTGGTTTTCACTGGTGATGATACGAAGACAATGTTAAATTCTGGTGTTACTCCAACtaaaaaatcaaagatctcaaaagaattgaatttttcagttttaatcaatttcttaGTATTATTCATCTTATGTTTCATCTCTGGTGTGGCTAATGGTGCTAATTATGAAAAAAGTGATCAATCTCGAGATTCTTATGAATTTGGTACAGTGGCTGGTAATCCTGCTACTAATGGATTTGTATCATTTTGGGTCGCAGTTATTTTATATCAATCCTTGGTCCCAATTTCGCTATACATTTCTGTGGAAATTATTAAGACGGCTCAAGCAGCATTTATCTATGGTGATGTGCTTCTTTACAACGCTCGGTTGGATTACCCTTGTACACCAAAGTCTTGGAACATTTCTGATGATTTAGGGCAAATTGAATATATTTTCTCCGATAAAACAGGAACTTTAACCCAAAACGTTATGGAATTCAAGAAAGCTACGATTAACGGTATTTCTTACGGACGTGCTTATACAGAGGCTTTAGCAGGTTTGAGGAAAAGACAAGGTGTAGATACGGATACTGAAGGTCGTCGcgaaaaggaagaaattgccAGAGATAAGGATACTATGATCAATGAATTGAGAGCCTTATCAAGTAATTCTCAATTCAATCCCGATGATCTAACATTTATCTCTAAGGAATTCGTTCGTGACTTACAAGGTGACAATGGTGAATACCAACAGAGATGTTGTGAACATTTCATGTTGGCATTGTCTCTATGTCATTCTGTACTTGTGGAGCCTAGTAAACATGATCCTCAGAAATTGGACCTTAAGGCACAATCACCAGATGAAGCTGCACTTGTCGGTACTGCTCGTGATGTAGGGTTCAGTTTTGTGGGTAAGACAAAGAAAGGTTTACTAGTGGAAATTCAAGGTGTCACCAAAGAATTCAGAATTCTAAACATCTTAGAGTTTAACTCCTCTAGAAAGAGAATGAGTTGTATTGTACAAATTCCTCCAGCTAATCCCGGTGATGATCCAAGAGCTCTTTTAATCTGTAAAGGTGCGGATTCAGTCATTTATTCCAGGTTGAAACGTTCTGGAGCAGCAAATGATGAAACTCTTCTTGAAAGAACTGCTTTACATTTAGAACAATATGCTACTGAAGGTTTGAGAACTTTGTGTTTAGCTCAAAGAGAAATATCGTGGGCGGAATATGTGGAGTGGAATAAAAAATACGATACAGCAGCTGCGGCCTTAACTAATAGAGAAGAAAGGTTAGACGAAGTCGCTGATATCATTGAACGTGAATTAGTTCTCTTAGGTGGTACCGCAATTGAAGATCGTTTACAAGATGGTGTTCCTGATTCTATTTCATTATTAGGTAAAGCTGGTATTAAGCTTTGGGTTTTGACTGGTGATAAAGTGGAAACTGCCATTAACATTGGGTTCTCATGTAATCTTTTGACTAATGAAATGGAACTACTAATCGTCAAACAAGCAGGtgaagatgtggaagaatttggaaGCGATCCGTTTGAAGTCGTGAACACTTTACTAACTAAATATTTGAGGGAAAAATTTAGTATGACGGGATCTGAAACGGAACTAGCTGAGGCTAGACGTGAGCACGGGTTACCTCAAGGTGAATATGGTGTGGTTATTGATGGTGatgcattgaaattggcaTTAAGCAATGATGACATTAGACGTAAATTTTTATTGCTGTGCAAGAACTGTAAAGCCGTTCTATGTTGTAGAGTGTCTCCATCTCAGAAGGCTGCCGTTCTtaaattggttaaagaaTGGTTATCAGTGATGACCTTGGCCATTGGTGATGGTTCTAATGACGTTGCCATGATTCAATCTGCTGATGttggtattggtattgctggtgaagaaggtCGTCAAGCTGTGATGTGTTCGGATTATGCTATTGGTCAATTCCGTTATCTAACGAGATTGGTTCTTGTCCATGGTAGATGGTCTTATAAAAGATTAGCAGAAATGATTCCTGAatttttttacaaaaaCGTTATTTTCACTTTGGCATTGTTCTGGTACGGTATCTATAATAATTTTGATGGGTCATATTTATATGAATACACCTATGTGATGTTCTACAACTTGGCATTCACATCATTACCAGTTATCTTTTTAGGTATACTGGATCAAGATGTAAGTGATACCGTTTCATTGATTGTCCCTGAGTTGTACCATGTCGGTATCTTACGTTTAGAATGGAATCAATACAAATTTTTGTGGTATATGGTTGATGGTCTTTACCAATCGGTTatttgtttcttcttccccTATTTGGTTTATCACAAGACCATGATTGCATCAAATAATGGTTTAGGTCTGGAACATCGTTATTACCTTGGTACCATCGTTACCACAATTGCTGTAGTTACTTGTAATAGTTATGTGCTATTACACCAATACAGATGGGATTGGTTTACAACTATGTTTATCGCCATTTCATGTTTggttcttttctcttggaCAGGTATTTGGTCAAGCTCCCTTGCAAGTGGTGAATTTTTTAAAGCTGGTGCCCGTCTTTATGGTTCACCTTCATTTTGGGCGGTTTTCTTTGTTGGGACAGTATTCTGTCTATTACCAAGATTTACCTGGGATTGTTTTAACAAAATGTTTAACCCCAGAGACGTGGATATAGTTAGAGAAATGTGGTTACGAGGTGATTTTGACCATTACCCTCCAGGATACGATCCAACAGATCCAAATAGACCTAATATTTCCAAGGGTGGCAGATTCGGTGAGAATGTAATTTCCTTAGGTGCACTCTCTAACGGTGTTAATGATACCTATTCACATGACACTGTTACAACCGAAGAAATTCCTATGCGTGTAATGGATTTCCCAGATGGATCACCAAGACAATTTGTCAAAGAGGAACCATGGAAATCTTCACCAAGAGAAAACCAAGATTTGCTACATTCACCAAGAataaaacaacaaaaacaagaaaaattggaacaattaAACAAATTGGAACgattagaagaattagaacaaGCTGAACAAGAACAGCGGCTTCAATTGTCAGCTCTGAGCGGTCCAAGTGATCCAGAGCTCTCAATGGCAACTGCGCCATCACCTTACGTGCCACCAAGAATCTCATACAATCCACCAAGAGCCTCTTACGATGTACCTCGTGGGCCTTACGTTCAAAGAGGTCCGCAGGATCCACCAAGAGCTTCTTACAACTATCCAAGACATTCATATGATAGAGCTCGCCTGTCTATGGATAGACCAAGACGTTCCATGACAAGCGATCCGGCTAGAGTTTCTTTGGAACGTACTAGAAATGAGATGCTTGCTAATAACCAGCTTGATTACAGATATTCAACGGATAGAGCTCGTACATCACTTGACCTACCGGGTGTAACACACGCAGTTAACCTAATGAACCAGGGCAAGAAATGA
- the BCK2 gene encoding Bck2p (weakly similar to uniprot|P33306 Saccharomyces cerevisiae YER167W BCK2 Protein rich in serine and threonine residues involved in protein kinase C signaling pathway which controls cell integrity overproduction suppresses pkc1 mutations) encodes MTKATRGPRSNSGLQSSSKSPTVESVNKWKIPHYYRRSPSSASQNSNSMDSNGGSTPTTPNINVMSSPKKVLIEDRKRNDSANGGSCNRPKKSNGSRSKRSSKKNPGEMVFVNYTVQDGGSDIDNNNSPNEFSQPPPKKKSSKSRMLKIFGNSKNESPDGSPSQSVKRSYSSLLKYAPSLPQGNGLPRRIVTGNHGQSANGSLGDSDDEIVPTSQPPSQFDPLSLGIFQPYMADNIVSTGNDSDTLKNASNDSHSNSTNEQSIISDPTVMGSRTTDENDASIAFSKMFSRKRANTGGSMSSLTSLNAGLQQPQQMVQNPSHPQLPHSQSYSNLGNAVMPGNQRNLSFSSISSYGNKFSPVRTASPARPRSARSSLGLRISRDTNSFHDLPESSTSGVVAQEVFLDSQSTGKGKPMTAASARYKRKQDSLSDIHRIYTPSAVTSNASATPSSSLVTPPAFPAGYTAASSASSTPNALELSQLNNSASNSTFNNTNSGTNLESYGSHNASSVFYKDNSTELLLEDSDMPTPVENFPALKGIPRTTLEEKEEEEDNALKNTNRITTNHDRMHVPSNNETMDYVQLAQGGSTSSSQVDSLMTNSLSATTTSSVLGNHTFQDHANPILNTKDLKIDNHGKLMGKSPTNLGAIPQGKADLPNRNAKGNNNNVVTGPLSKLNMEFDFENSNSFFRDLQPQLQTQYKSNQASNNAYGNAQSNDFNSEPTDKQFQKNHSSTVNTKFKFPPESLANFSVEDMETSVGIPQDFFDRPSENGASKKPSNFPYYGTELGDFSYL; translated from the coding sequence ATGACCAAGGCAACTCGAGGCCCGAGGAGTAATTCTGGGTTACAAAGTAGTTCCAAGTCACCAACTGTTGAATCTGTTAACAAATGGAAGATTCCTCATTATTACAGAAGATCACCATCCAGCGCGTCtcaaaattcaaattcaatggattcaaatGGTGGTAGTACTCCAACGACACCCAACATCAATGTAATGAGTTCTCCGAAGAAAGTTTTGATAGAAGATCGAAAGAGAAATGATAGCGCTAATGGCGGTAGTTGTAATAGGCCAAAAAAAAGTAACGGATCAAGATCAAAGCGAAGTAGCAAGAAAAATCCAGGTGAAATGGTTTTTGTTAATTACACTGTTCAAGATGGTGGGTCTGatattgataataataattcgCCGAATGAATTTTCACAACCCCCTCcaaaaaagaaatcgtCCAAGAGTCGTATGctaaaaatttttggaaattctAAAAATGAATCTCCAGATGGTAGTCCAAGTCAATCTGTTAAGCGATCTTATAGCTCATTGCTGAAGTATGCCCCCTCACTACCCCAAGGTAACGGCTTACCGCGTCGTATCGTTACTGGTAATCATGGTCAGTCCGCGAATGGAAGTTTGGGTGATTCTGATGACGAAATAGTCCCTACTTCACAACCGCCATCCCAATTCGATCCCTTATCATtaggaatttttcagccCTATATGGCGGATAACATTGTCTCCACAGGCAACGATAGTGATACACTTAAGAATGCTAGTAATGACTCTCATAGTAACAGTACTAATGAACAATCTATCATTTCCGACCCAACTGTAATGGGTTCAAGGACAACTGACGAGAATGACGCATCAATAGCATTTAGTAAAATGTTTTCAAGGAAAAGGGCAAATACTGGCGGGTCCATGTCTTCCCTAACTTCTTTGAATGCAGGTttacaacaaccacaacaaatGGTACAAAATCCATCGCATCCACAACTTCCTCATTCTCAATCATATTCAAATTTGGGGAATGCCGTTATGCCTggaaatcaaagaaatttatcattttcatcgatttcttcttatGGCAATAAATTTTCTCCAGTCAGAACTGCTTCTCCTGCAAGACCAAGGTCTGCTAGAAGTTCATTGGGTTTGAGAATTTCAAGGGATACAAATTCATTCCATGATTTACCAGAATCAAGTACTTCAGGTGTTGTTGCTCAAGAAGTGTTTTTAGATTCTCAATCAACGGGTAAAGGTAAACCCATGACAGCCGCTAGTGCAAGGTATAAACGTAAGCAAGATTCGTTGAGTGATATTCATCGCATTTACACACCATCTGCTGTTACCAGTAATGCTTCGGCAACtccatcatcttcactgGTCACACCACCCGCATTTCCTGCGGGTTATACGGCTGCTTCATCAGCCTCATCAACACCAAATGCCCTAGAATTGAGCCAACTTAATAATAGTGCTAGTAATAGTACTTTTAACAACACAAATAGTGGTACCAATTTAGAATCATATGGGTCTCATAATGCTTCTTCGGTATTTTATAAAGATAATTCCACGGAACTTTTGCTCGAAGATTCTGACATGCCAACCCCAGTTGAAAATTTCCCTGCATTGAAAGGCATTCCAAGAACAACATTagaggaaaaggaagaagaagaggataaTGCCTTAAAAAATACCAATCGCATAACAACTAATCATGATCGAATGCACGTACCATCAAATAATGAAACAATGGATTACGTGCAATTAGCTCAAGGCGGTAGTACTAGCAGTAGTCAAGTAGATTCCCTAATGACTAATTCTTTATCTGCTACCACTACCAGTAGCGTTTTAGGTAATCACACTTTCCAAGACCATGCTAATCCAATATTAAACACTAAAGATTTAAAGATTGATAATCACGGTAAATTAATGGGCAAGTCTCCAACTAATTTGGGGGCTATACCACAAGGTAAAGCCGATTTACCAAATAGAAACGCAAAAGgcaataataataatgtCGTTACTGGTCCATTGTCCAAACTGAATATGGAATtcgattttgaaaattctaattcattTTTCCGTGACCTTCAACCTCAACTTCAAACTCAATATAAATCGAATCAGGCTTCGAATAACGCCTATGGTAATGCCCAATctaatgatttcaattccGAACCTACTGATAAACAATTTCAGAAAAATCATTCATCTACAGTTAATACAAAGTTTAAGTTCCCTCCGGAATCTTTAGCTAATTTTTCGGTCGAAGATATGGAAACATCTGTGGGGATTCCTCAAGATTTTTTTGATCGGCCATCTGAGAATGGTGCTTCTAAAAAACCCAGCAATTTTCCATATTACGGTACTGAACTCGGTgatttttcatatttgtAA
- the UBC13 gene encoding E2 ubiquitin-conjugating protein UBC13 (highly similar to uniprot|P52490 Saccharomyces cerevisiae YDR092W UBC13 Ubiquitin-conjugating enzyme involved in the error-free DNA postreplication repair pathway interacts with Mms2p to assemble ubiquitin chains at the Ub Lys-63 residue DNA damage triggers redistribution from the cytoplasm to the nucleus), whose translation MASLPKRIIKETERLASDPVPGISAEPHEDNLRYFAVTIEGPEESPYENGVFELELYLPDDYPMEAPKVRFLTRIYHPNIDRLGRICLDVLKNNWSPALQIRTVLLSIQALLASPNPNDPLANDVAEEWIKNEELAISKAKEWTKLYAGKR comes from the coding sequence ATGGCTTCGTTACCGAAGAGAATCATCAAGGAAACTGAAAGGTTAGCCAGTGATCCAGTACCTGGTATCAGTGCCGAACCTCACGAGGACAACCTACGTTATTTCGCTGTCACTATTGAAGGTCCCGAAGAATCACCATATGAAAACGGTGTCTTTGAACTAGAACTATATTTACCCGATGATTATCCGATGGAAGCACCAAAAGTTAGATTCCTGACAAGAATATACCACCCAAATATCGATAGATTGGGCAGGATTTGTCTGGATGTCttaaagaacaattggTCACCTGCGCTACAAATAAGAACGGTTCTACTTTCCATTCAAGCCTTATTGGCTAGcccaaatccaaatgatCCACTAGCTAATGATGTCGCAGAGGAATGGATCAAGAATGAAGAACTAGCAATTTCAAAGGCCAAGGAATGGACAAAATTATACGCAGGGAAAAGGTGA